The stretch of DNA TACCCTTCCAGCGGGTGCCATGTTAAGACGATACCCTCTATTTTTTCAGGAATCGCTGAGATGGTATTCGTGGCTGCTTGCAGGATGGAGCCGCAGGGTGAGGCCACAACGGCGTCAGGTGGCGGTTCGAGATATACCCGGGAATGGAAATAGGGGAAGCGGTTCGAACCTCCCTGACCATTGATGTCGCAACCGGCAAGCGGTATTCCGGGATAGGCAGCTCTCACTTCTTCACGAGGTGCTCCCGGTACATCGTCTCCAGCTCGGCGAGCTCGGCTATAGGGGTCGGAATCACCCGTGTGTCGTTCGCCAGGATCGCCCGTGCAAGGTTCCGGAAGATCTCCGCTTCGCGGGAGTCGGGAGCGTACTCCACGACAGCCCGCCCCTCCATCTCGCCGGCCTGGATCACCGGACTCCGGGGGACGAACTGGACGAACGCGGTCCCCAGCCTCTGTGCAAATGCCGGGATCACGGCGCGCTCTAGCGCCTCGTCGCCGTTGCTGTTGCAGACGATCCCCGCGAGCCCGGTATCGCCCCGCAGGCCCAGGCGCTGCACGGCCCGGGCGATGTTGTTCGCGGCGTAGATGCTCATGAACCCGCCGGAGCAGACCAGGTAGATCTCCCGTGCGAACCCCTCGCGGATCGGCATCGAGAACCCCCCGCAGACGACGTCCCCGAGCACGTCGTAGATCGCCACGTCGATTCCGTAGGTCTCGAATGCATCGAGGTCTTTTAAGATCTGCAGCGCGGTCAGCACGCCGCGTCCGGCGCAGCCGACCCCCGGCTCCGGCCCGCCGGCCTCGACCAGGTAGATCCCGCCCGGCGATCGGTAGACGATGCGGTCGAGGTCGATGGCATACTCGTCCTTCCCGACCCGCAGCTTCTCGCGGTGCTCCTCCAGGACCGCGGGGATGAACCGCCCCCCGGCCAGGATCCGGGTCGAGTCTCTCTTGGGATCGCAGCCCACCTGCATCACCGTCTGCCCCATCTCGTTCAGGGCCGCCGACAGGTTCGAGGCGATCGTGCTCTTGCCGATGCCCCCCTTGCCGTATATCGCGATCTGTTTCATCCATTCACCACCTTGCCTCGTATCTCTTCTCTCTCGAACGCCATGCCATCGTCCACTCGTTCTGGACGCACTCGAAGAGGTCCAGGATGCCGGTATACCCGAAGTACTCCCGGTCGATCATCCGGAACTGGCGCATCATCTTCACCACCTCGACGACATGCGACACACCCAGCCCCTCGCTCGCGTGCCGTTCGATCGTGCTACCGAAGACGACCTTCGGTTTTGTCTCCGCTAACGCCTGCCGCGTCCTGTACACGTCCGTGCCGTACACGACCGTCGGGGCAAGATCGAGATCGTCCAGTTCCCGCTCCAGCAGGTCGCGGACGGAGCGCTGCGAGGTGTAGAGGGCGACGAGATCCGGCGTCATCTCCATGTCCTCGGTGACGAACCGCACAAGCGGGATCCCCACGGTGGCATCCGCCACGATGGCAGCCGGTGTGCGGTAGAAGAACCGGGCCAT from Methanomicrobiales archaeon encodes:
- a CDS encoding AAA family ATPase, which encodes MKQIAIYGKGGIGKSTIASNLSAALNEMGQTVMQVGCDPKRDSTRILAGGRFIPAVLEEHREKLRVGKDEYAIDLDRIVYRSPGGIYLVEAGGPEPGVGCAGRGVLTALQILKDLDAFETYGIDVAIYDVLGDVVCGGFSMPIREGFAREIYLVCSGGFMSIYAANNIARAVQRLGLRGDTGLAGIVCNSNGDEALERAVIPAFAQRLGTAFVQFVPRSPVIQAGEMEGRAVVEYAPDSREAEIFRNLARAILANDTRVIPTPIAELAELETMYREHLVKK